The Candidatus Babeliales bacterium DNA window TATTGTAGCGAACATTAGACATATACTCCTGCAAACGTGATGAGGCATATAGTGTAATTAAAATAGCTGTCCAGCATGCAGCACCTTGCACATCATCTCTTTTGTACCAGGCAACTTTGACTGGCTCAATAGCTTTGACTTGCTCGGCAGCATCAACCACTTCTTTAGTTTCCATAGTATATGTCGGAACGGTTGCAATGAATGCTACTGATAAAAGAGCTAAATTCGCGTATTTTTTGAATGTTTTCATAAATCCCCCTTAAAATCCTTAAAAATGTCCTTTGTATACTTCTATAGACGAGGATATCACATTCTATGATTATTTCAAGTGGTCAATTTTTATCAAAAAAAACAGCGAGTTGGAACCGCTAACTTTTCGTAGCGAATTCCACTAAGAAAAGATAGCGTTCCAACTTTTCTTAGTGGATAAATAAAAGCAAACTTATAATGGTTCAGCACCCTGCTCTAAGATATCAAGATATTTTCTGTACACGTATGTTCGATCACGCATTTTACCCGTAACCTCTTCAACAATGCGCAATTGTTGCAAATGTTTCAATGATGATCGTGCAGTAGGCTCTGAGATATCAAGTTCTTGCGCAAGCAATGCTACCGTAACCTGCGGTAATTTTTTTAAATGCTCAAAAACTAATAGAGCTGAAAATCGCGCTTTACCAAGCCCTTCAATCTCAGCCATATCGTGCGCAAATAACGTATTAATTTTTTCTATGGTTAACAATGCCTGTTGCGCTGAATATGAAACTCCTTGTAAAAAGAATTCAAACCATGCTTCCCATGTTCCATTTTCTCGCACCTGCTGCAACAACTCATAATATAAAGCACGATTCTGTTTTAGATATAAACTTAAATACACAATAGGAACTGATAAAAAACCATTGTCACACAACATCAAAATAATAAGCAGTCGCCCAATTCTACCATTACCATCTAAAAAAGGATGGATCGTTTCAAACTGTAGATGCACCAATCCTGCTTTAATGAGTATATGATATGTGCACGCTTCATCGTAAAAAAAACCTTCCAAATCAGCTAAACATTGTTTCAAATATTCAGGAGACGGAGGCACAAACAGAGCATTTCCTGGCCGAGATCCACCAATCCAGTTTTGTGATCTTCTAAATTCACCGGGATCTTTGTGTTTTCCTCGACCACCACTTAATAATACTCCATGAATTTCTCGAATAAGTCGCAAACTCAAAGGAAAACCTTCTTTTATTCGCTTTAATCCATAATTGATAGCAGCAACATAATGCGACACTTCTTCAACATCTTCTATTGCAACATCAGGCTTTTGTTCATGCTCAAATAACATTAAATCGGCAAAAGAACTTTGTGTCCCCTCTATTTGAGAAGATAACAGCGCTTCTTTGCGCACGTACATATAAATGAAAAGAGAAATATTAGGAATTGATTTTGCAACCCCGTTTAACTCTGCTACTGCACTTATAGCCTTATCCAAATAGGGGTATAATTGTTCCATATTTAAAGCTGGATCTGGTGGTAATGGCTGTGGTACATAGGCCTGATAATACGCACCAGTAATACCTTGTCGCACATAAGTGCCAATTCTTTTTTTAATATCCACTTTGACCTCTATCTTTTTTATCCCCAATTCCACTACGTCCCATCGGGGTCCCATTCGAAATATATTGAAGAATGGGGTTGTAAAAAAAAATAGCATCCTAACTTTTCTTAGTAAAGGAAAACCAAAACAAGTTTATTTTATCAAAAAAAAAGACTCCATTGCTATTGCTAGCCTCAGAGCTTTTTTTGATTCTAAAAAATTCTTTCTTACAACAACCCAAAGCCTATCAAAGAAAGAATGATATTTGTATCACGTATAATTTCTTTTTCTAATTTTACAATCTCATCTTTATAATTTGCAGCTTTGTTGAAGAAATATCGAGAAAGCGCTACTGCAACAAATGATACAGCTGCTAATGGAGGAGCGTATGTTCCCAATTCCAAAATAGCCTCATGTGTTTCGGACAATGTGGGCAAAAACACTCTTGTTGTAAATGCCATTTTTCCAGAAGTAACCATACTTTTGTCCAAACCATATGTGTATTTTAGCCATTCAAGAAAATTTACACCAGAATTAGAACTACTCAAAATAGCGTATGATCCAGCGGCTCCACCAACTGCTGCACCAAAAGTAAAAATGGCAGGAATAGATAGACTCGCACCAACAATCCTAAGCAACGCAGGAACATAAGAACTTTCAATAGATCTTTTCCTTGCTTCTAATGTAACTTTATGTCCCTCAACAATGGCAATATCGCCAGGTATAGCAACTGTATTCAAATTTCCATCATTATAAGCCCTAGCAAGCCGATTATATCGATCAACATTAACACTACCTTCAGCAGCAAAGCTAAATCCAGTGGAAAAGAACATCAATACTGCGACCAGAAAGCTATATTTCTTATTCATGAGCACGTCCACCATTAATTTAATTACTAGTACTAGTAACCAGAATATGGTTTTTTCATTCAAATTGTCAATAATCGATAGTTTTTCTTCTAATAAAGCAAAAATAAAAAAGGCCTACTATTTTGACCATACAAGCCAAAAAGTAAGCCTTTTTTAATAATCAAACAAATGTTAGTTATTATATGGATTCACAAACAAATCTTTTGTTGCTTTTTCATCCGTATATTCTTGAGCATCTTCTCCATACAAAAGTTTTTGTAGACCAAAAGAAGAAATCGCTTCTTTCAATTGCTGCGCAAACGTTCGCTGAACTGTATTGTCGGCTGGCACCTGTAAGGTTACGCCACCTTGATTGATTTGAGTTTTTGCA harbors:
- a CDS encoding Fic family protein, with the protein product MDIKKRIGTYVRQGITGAYYQAYVPQPLPPDPALNMEQLYPYLDKAISAVAELNGVAKSIPNISLFIYMYVRKEALLSSQIEGTQSSFADLMLFEHEQKPDVAIEDVEEVSHYVAAINYGLKRIKEGFPLSLRLIREIHGVLLSGGRGKHKDPGEFRRSQNWIGGSRPGNALFVPPSPEYLKQCLADLEGFFYDEACTYHILIKAGLVHLQFETIHPFLDGNGRIGRLLIILMLCDNGFLSVPIVYLSLYLKQNRALYYELLQQVRENGTWEAWFEFFLQGVSYSAQQALLTIEKINTLFAHDMAEIEGLGKARFSALLVFEHLKKLPQVTVALLAQELDISEPTARSSLKHLQQLRIVEEVTGKMRDRTYVYRKYLDILEQGAEPL